The genomic region CCACACTCCAGGTTGTCCCGACGTCGCTGGCAGGCACAGACCGCGTTTCTTGAGAAGTGCGAGCAGACCTCCTCGGTAACCTGGTTACGCGTGCCGCCAATGCTGTGCGTTAAAACCGATGCTCCTGTCGCCCGGGGGGTACTCCTTGACTCGGGCAGACCCCTGTTATTATAATGCCTCGTTGGGGCCGGTACGGGTCCCGAACTAGACGTGCGATAACTTGTAAGGAGGACCAGCAAGGCTGGCCAGCATATGCCCGTTGAGATCGGCGAAATATACGAGGGAACGGTTGTCAAGCTGCTCAAGTACGGAGCGATCGTGCGGCTCCCGGATGGCACCAGTGGACTGGTACACATCTCGGAGATTGCCGACGCCTTTGTGCACGATGTTGCGGACTATGTTCAGGAAGGCGAGAGCCTTAGGGTGAAGGTGACGGGCGAAAAGGAGGGCGGACGCCTGGAGATGTCTGCAAAGCAGGCGGAGCCGCTGTCGCCCCGCGAAGGCACGCCTTCTGCAGCCGCCGCAAACCGTCCCCGCCCGCGACCGGTGCCCCAAGAGTTCGAAGAGCGACTGGGTGACTTCATCCGCAGCAGCAATCAGCGCCTTAACGAGCTTCAGCGCTCCCGCAATGTACGGCGGCGTGGCGGACGTAAGTAGGTCGACTGGATCCGTCAGGCTCCCGGCGGTCTGTGTGAACTGAGGGCGGGGCGTGGTTGCCCGGGAGTCTGGGCACGGGCGTGGCGCCCTATTGTGTCACCTGTGGAGAGTGTCCGTCCACACGAATACTGTCGTTCCGGGCATGCAGACAGCTTCGATCCCCAGAGAGCTGGAGGCGGGCTTCCTCTTCCCTCTTCACGGACCGTCAGGTTCTGTGTGCCTGGCTTGCCAGGAGGACCCCGATAGATGCCTGATGACGCCAATGCCCCTGAGGACCCTAGGGCGATGCGCAAGGAACTGGAGCGCTACCGTCTTGTCGTCGGCGAACTCCAGGGGAAGATCAAAGAGCTCGAGGAAGAACTGAGCACCGCCGCCACCATGGCAGAGATGCCCATGGTGGTCGTTACGCGACCTGAGTTGCGCAAGACCCTCTCGCGACTCATCAACAAGGTCGCAATGATCGTGCAGGCCGAAAAAGTCATGATCATGCTCTACCAGGCCGAGGCCGGGGAGCTGGTCGTGTTGCCGCCTGCCATGGGCGTCACCGAGGAGCAGGCTACCGAGCTGCACGTCACCCCGGAGCAGGGAGTGAGTGGGCTCGTATATCGGACCGGTGAGTCGGCGATCTACAATGATGCCCTGAACGACCCCCGTACCCTCGACTCCGAAGTCTCCCTGCTGCGCATCCGCAACGGTATCGTCGTGCCCTTGACGATCAAGCAGCGCGATGAGGAGGAGCGCATCATCGATGAGCGCATCATCGGTGTCTTGCACGTCCTCAACAAGCGCTATGAGCAGCAGTTCAACGAGGACGACGTTCGCCTGCTCGAGATGCTTGCCGACCAGGCGGCGGCCGTCATCTCCAACGCTCAGCTCTACATCGAGCTGACCGAGGAGAAGCAGCAACTCGAAGACACCTTCGAGAGCATCCACGCCGGCATGATCGTGGTCACCACGAAGGGCCGCATCCGCCTCATCAACCCGGCTGCTTGCGCCATGCTCCACCTCCCCGCCAACGACTATCAGGGCAAGCTGCTCTCTGACGTCGTCAACAACGAGTCCGTCCTCGGGATGCTCAGCAACCTCGACCAGGCTCAGCGGGGCGAGTCCAAAGAGATCGGCGTCGAGGAAGACAAGCGCATCTACAAGGCCGAAGCCACCGCGATTGCCGGCGACAACGGTGAGGTCCAGAGCATTGTCGCGATCTTCAACGACATCACGGAACTGCGCCAGGTCGAACGGATGAAGACCGCCTTCGTCTCAACGGTCTCCCACGAGCTGCGCACGCCACTGACCTCCATCAAGGGCTTCGTCGCGACCCTGCTGGACGACAAAGACGGGACGCTCTACGACGAAGAGACCCGCTACGAGTTCTACACAATCATTGACCAGGAGTGCGACCGTCTCACCCGCCTGATCAGTGACTTGCTCAACGTGTCGCGCATTGAGTCCGGTCGCGCGCTGGACATGCAGATCAGCGAGGTCAACATCAACGAGTTGGCTTCCCGTGTGCTCGGACAGCAGCAGTCCTACACCGATCGGCACCAGTTGGTGTGCGAGGTCCCGGCTGACATGCCGCCCATCGAGGCTGACGCAGACAAGATTCAGCAGATCCTCGACAACTTGGTCGGCAACGCCATTAAGTACTCGCCCAACGGTGGGACCGTGTCAATCAGCGCGGAAGACGAGGGAGACAAGGTCCGCATCGACATCCGCGATCAGGGCCTGGGCGTCCCCGACCGACACCGCGAGAAGATCTTCGACCGCTTCCACATGGTTGATGATGACGTGGATCACAAGGCAATCAAGGGAACAGGCATCGGCCTGTACCTGGTAAGGCACCTTGCTCGGGCCCATGGCGGCGATGTGTGGCTGTCGTGGAGCGAGGTCGGCAAGGGTTCGTGTTTCTCGGTCCGCTTGCCGAAGGTCCAGCAAGCCCAGAAGGACATCGAGCAGGTCTAGTGGCATCTCGGTAGCGACGGGTTCGGCGCCTTCCTGGGCCATGATGGCTGTGCGCACGAGCAACGTCGTCCGAGAGCGTGGCCGCTACGGAAAGCGTGCCCCCTCTCCATGGGGGCCGTTTCTGTGAACGGCCACAGGAAACCAGCACACCTCAGGCCCCTGCAACTCGACGGGCCGCAGAGACGGGCCGCGAGCACCGGGCGCAGCGAGGCAGAAACCATGAAGATCATCCTTGGCTCAGACCACGCCGGCTATGAGATGAAAGAGGTCGTGCGCCAGTTTGTGGCCTCCGAGCTCGGGCATGAGGTCGAGGACGCCGGCACGCATAGCCAGGAGAGTTGTGACTTCCCCCGCTATGCCCAACGCGTTGGCCGAGCTGTGGTCCGCGGCGACGCAGACTTCGGGATCCTCGTCTGTGGCACCGGCATCGGCATGTGCATTGCAGCCAACAAGATACCTGGCGTCGCTGCAGCGCACTGCTGTGACAGCTACAGCGCCCGCATGACCCGGCTCCACAATGCCGCAAACGTGCTGTGCCTGGGCGGCCGCATCCTCGGCGTCGAAATCGCCAGGGACATCGTCCGCAACTTCCTGGCAGCGCCGGTCGACGACGGCGAGCGCTACGCCCGGCGTCGCGAACAGGTTCGAAGTATTGAGCGCAACGCAGAGGCGGAGCTGTGATGGGCCCTGATGCCCCTCACCGTATACGCCCGGCATGGGACGACTACTTCATGGACATCGCCCATGTCGTGGCCACCCGTTCGACTTGTGAGCGCCGTCAGGTGGGCGCTTTGCTGGTGAAGGACCGGCGCATACTCTCCACCGGCTACAACGGGCCACCGAAGGGCCTGCAGCACTGCGCCGAGCTCGGTGGATGCTTCCGCCGACAGCAGGGCATTCCCAGTGGGCAGCGCATTGAGCTGTGCCGCGCCCTCCATGCCGAGCAGAACGCCATCATCCAGGCTGCGGTATACGGCGTCGGGCTGGAGGGTGACCTCATCTGCTACTGCACATGCCAGCCCTGCGTAACCTGCGCCAAGATGCTCATCAACGTCAGCGTCTCACGAATTGTCTATGAGGGCGAGTATCCTGATCCCTTGTCGCTGGACATGCTCAACGAGGCCGGAGTCGAACTCCACCGATGGCAGCGTGGCGGGGAGCGTGACGCCTAGCCCATGGCTGTAGCCTATGCCGCGCTCGCCTCGCTCATTCTTGCCCTGGCGCTGACCCCCCTTTGGATTCGCCTCGCACCCCGTGTGGGTGCGGTTGATCGTCCGCGTGGGCGCCACAAACACAGGCATCCAACGCCCACCTCCGGCGGCCTTGCCATCTTCGTTGCCGTGTGGGCTGCCGTGCTTGCGGTCGAGGGCTGGCCGGTCCCCGACGTCGTGATCGGTCTGTTCATCGCCTCAGGCCTCCTTGTGCTGCTGAACGTCTACGACGACATCCACGGTCTCCCTCCCCTGGGTCGTCTCACAGCACAGGTCATGCTGGCTATCGTCGCCTACGCCTGGGGTGTCCGCATTGAGGGCATCGGGAATCTGGGTGGCCTTCTGGGCTCTGAGAGCTGGGTCGAGCTCGGGGCGCTTTCCGGTCCAATCACCGTCTTCTGGATCGTGCTCATCACCAATGGCCTCAACTGGCTTGACGGTCTCGACGGTCTCGCGGCCGGTGTAGCAGGAATCTCGGCTCTGACCCTGACCATCATGTCGACCTTCTCCCCCATGTTCGCCGTGGTGCCCGTCATCGGTATCACCTCTGCCGCACTCGTCGGAGCCTGCCTCGGCTTCCTGCGCTACAACTTCGCACCGGCCCGCGTCTTCATGGGCGATACCGGGGCCATGTTCCTGGGCTTCATGCTGGCCTGCCTCTCCGTGGTCGGCGCCTACAAGAGCCCGACTGCCGTCGCAGTATTCCTGCCGATCCTCGTGCTGGGCGTTCCTTTGTTCGACTCAACCAGCGCGATCCTCAAACGCATCCTGAGCGGCAAGAACCCCCTCGTGGGGGATCGCACGCACATTCACCACCGGCTGATTGACCGTGGGCTGACCGTCCGTCAGGCGGTGCTTGTGATCTACGGCTTCGCCGGGATACTGTGCCTTGCTGCCCTCTGGATATGGTGGAAACAATGATGCCAACCAAGATTGCCCTGGTGTTTGGAACGCGTCCGGAAGCGGTCAAGCTCGCCCCGCTGTACCATGAACTGCGGCGTCGCGAGGGGCAGTTCCAGGTCGAGGCCATCGTCACGGCCCAGCATCGGGAGATGCTCGACCAGATGCTGCATGCCTTTGACATTGTGCCCAGTGTCGACCTCAACATCATGCAGCCGGAGCAGACGCTCGCGGACATCACCTCCCGGGCACTCACCTTGCTGCAACCCGCCTTCGCCAAGCGCAGTCCCGACATGGTGATCGTCCAGGGCGACACCTGCACTGCCTTCGCCGCAGGGCTGGCGGCTTACTATGAGAGGATTCCGGTCGGGCATGTCGAGGCCGGACTGCGGACCAACGACAAATACTCTCCCTTCCCCGAGGAGATCTACCGCCGGCTAGTCGGCGTCCTCGCCGACGTCCACTTCGCGGCGACGCGTCGGGCCCGGCACAACCTACTTGGGGAGGGCGTCAACGTCGAGAAGATCTACGTGACGGGCAACCCGGTCGTCGACTCCCTCTACACGGTCCTCGAACGCGGTAGCGGCCTTGCCGGCACCGAGCTTGCCTGGGTCGACGACCTCAAGGGTCGCGTCTGCCTGCTCACCGCCCATCGTCGCGAGAGCCTTGGAGTGCCACTAACCCGCATCTTCCTGGCGGTCAAGGAACTCATCGAACGGTTCTCCGACCTGCACGTGATCTTCCCGGTGCACAAGAACCCCAAGGTCCAGAGGGCCGCCGAGGAGATCCTCGGGTCCTCCGAGCGAGTGGTGCTGTGTGACCCGGTGGACTACCTCACCTTTGTTCCTCTGATGGCCCGCGCAGATATCATCATCACCGACTCTGGTGGCGTCCAGGAAGAGGCGCCGGCGCTCGGAGTGCCGGTCATCGTCGTGCGGGACACTACCGAGCGTCCGGAGGGCGTGGCAGCCGGGGTAGCCAAGCTCGTGGGTACCGAGACCGAGCGTATCGTCGCCGAAGTCAGTCACCTGCTCAACAACCCCAACGAGTACCGCCGCATGGCCTCCCTTGGCTGCCCCTACGGCGACGGCAAGGCGTCTGCGCGAATCTGCGACGCCCTCGAGTTCTACTTCGGAATGCGTGACGCACGTCCCGCGGACTTCGACTGGCAGCCCGGCCAGCCGCCGGCTGAGACGAGCGAGTAGGTCAACCGGCAGGCATCCCGCAGGGACCGCTGCTGGGCGTTCCCCCGGCCACGTGAGCGACATGGAACAGTGGACTACCCGACGCGTAGCGCTGTTGACACTTACCGTAGGCATCGTGCTGTACTTGGTGTACTACGTGCCGGGAGCGGTCGCACACTTCGTAGATCGGGTCTGGGACGTCGTTGTCATCCTGATCCTCGCAACCGCCCTGGCCGTGTTGCTGTCACCCGCCGTCGGATTCCTGTGCCGTGTGCGCTTGCCCCTCCCGGCTCGACTGCAGCGCGTGGCGGCAACCCTTCTGGCTATGGTCGGTTGCGTGGCGTTGCTCTGGCTGGTAGTCTCTCTGATGGCCACGCAACTGTTCCACGAGACAGAGGGCATCCTGCAGGTCTCCAAGACGTGGTTGGCGCAAGCGCCGACCCAGCTTCAGATGTGGCTGGATGCCCACTCCGCGGACTTCCCACCGGAAGTGGTCTCCCGCGTCGCGGGCGCTGCCACGCAGATGACCCAGAGTCTGCTTCAGTACCAGTTCGGCTTCGCCAAGGGTGCGCTCCTTCGAGGCTGGTACATCGTTGAGCTGCTGATTGTGCCTGTCCTCGCCTTCTACTTCCTCATCGACGGCGATGCCTTGCGCAACGGAACCATCGCCTCGGCCCCGAAGCGATACAGGCAGTTCGTACGCGATGCGCTCAGCGACGTCAGCGCTGTGCTTCACAGCTACGTCCGCGCCCAGGTGCTGCTATGTGGAGGCGTCGCGGTGGCAGTTGGACTGATCCTCAAGCTCTGCGGGGTCAGCACCTATCTGTCGCTGGCCGTGCTGGCGGGCGTGCTCCGTATGGCGCCGATTGTGGGGCCGATCGTCGGTGGCGTGTTCTGCGTAGGTCTGCCACTGATCCAGAATGGGGTGCATACGGGCCTCGTCGTGCTCCTTTGCTACTGGTTGCTGTTCGTGGTTGATGGGAAGTTGCTCACTCCCATCCTCCTCGCCGGTAGCGCCATGCTGCACCCGGTCCTCGTCATCATCAGCCTGCTCCTGGGATACGAGTTCTTCGGAGTACTGGGGCTGCTGGTGGCCGTGCCGGCCGCAGGAATCCTGCGGGCACTCTACCTGCGCTATCGGCAGGCCTTCGTCGACACAACAGACGACGCCGACGCCATCCCCACGCAGGGCGCAGACGCAGAAAGGACAGGCGCTGAGCCAGCCGTATGAACCTCCTCACAGCAGTCTTGATCGCCGTCGTCCAGGGCGCGACAGAGTTCCTCCCGATATCCAGCAAGGCCCATGACGCTCTCGTTGGACGACTGCTCGGCGTGGAAGAGATGCCGGTCGCCTTCCTTATCACGATCCACCTGGGAACGCTTCTCGCCGTCTTCCTATACTATCGCCACGACCTGTGGGCGATGGTCCGCTCGCTGTTCCCAGCCGCTCGTGAAGAGAGCGAGACG from Armatimonadia bacterium harbors:
- a CDS encoding MraY family glycosyltransferase translates to MAVAYAALASLILALALTPLWIRLAPRVGAVDRPRGRHKHRHPTPTSGGLAIFVAVWAAVLAVEGWPVPDVVIGLFIASGLLVLLNVYDDIHGLPPLGRLTAQVMLAIVAYAWGVRIEGIGNLGGLLGSESWVELGALSGPITVFWIVLITNGLNWLDGLDGLAAGVAGISALTLTIMSTFSPMFAVVPVIGITSAALVGACLGFLRYNFAPARVFMGDTGAMFLGFMLACLSVVGAYKSPTAVAVFLPILVLGVPLFDSTSAILKRILSGKNPLVGDRTHIHHRLIDRGLTVRQAVLVIYGFAGILCLAALWIWWKQ
- a CDS encoding cytidine/deoxycytidylate deaminase family protein; amino-acid sequence: MRPAWDDYFMDIAHVVATRSTCERRQVGALLVKDRRILSTGYNGPPKGLQHCAELGGCFRRQQGIPSGQRIELCRALHAEQNAIIQAAVYGVGLEGDLICYCTCQPCVTCAKMLINVSVSRIVYEGEYPDPLSLDMLNEAGVELHRWQRGGERDA
- a CDS encoding ATP-binding protein encodes the protein MPDDANAPEDPRAMRKELERYRLVVGELQGKIKELEEELSTAATMAEMPMVVVTRPELRKTLSRLINKVAMIVQAEKVMIMLYQAEAGELVVLPPAMGVTEEQATELHVTPEQGVSGLVYRTGESAIYNDALNDPRTLDSEVSLLRIRNGIVVPLTIKQRDEEERIIDERIIGVLHVLNKRYEQQFNEDDVRLLEMLADQAAAVISNAQLYIELTEEKQQLEDTFESIHAGMIVVTTKGRIRLINPAACAMLHLPANDYQGKLLSDVVNNESVLGMLSNLDQAQRGESKEIGVEEDKRIYKAEATAIAGDNGEVQSIVAIFNDITELRQVERMKTAFVSTVSHELRTPLTSIKGFVATLLDDKDGTLYDEETRYEFYTIIDQECDRLTRLISDLLNVSRIESGRALDMQISEVNINELASRVLGQQQSYTDRHQLVCEVPADMPPIEADADKIQQILDNLVGNAIKYSPNGGTVSISAEDEGDKVRIDIRDQGLGVPDRHREKIFDRFHMVDDDVDHKAIKGTGIGLYLVRHLARAHGGDVWLSWSEVGKGSCFSVRLPKVQQAQKDIEQV
- a CDS encoding S1 RNA-binding domain-containing protein, encoding MPVEIGEIYEGTVVKLLKYGAIVRLPDGTSGLVHISEIADAFVHDVADYVQEGESLRVKVTGEKEGGRLEMSAKQAEPLSPREGTPSAAAANRPRPRPVPQEFEERLGDFIRSSNQRLNELQRSRNVRRRGGRK
- the wecB gene encoding UDP-N-acetylglucosamine 2-epimerase (non-hydrolyzing); translation: MMPTKIALVFGTRPEAVKLAPLYHELRRREGQFQVEAIVTAQHREMLDQMLHAFDIVPSVDLNIMQPEQTLADITSRALTLLQPAFAKRSPDMVIVQGDTCTAFAAGLAAYYERIPVGHVEAGLRTNDKYSPFPEEIYRRLVGVLADVHFAATRRARHNLLGEGVNVEKIYVTGNPVVDSLYTVLERGSGLAGTELAWVDDLKGRVCLLTAHRRESLGVPLTRIFLAVKELIERFSDLHVIFPVHKNPKVQRAAEEILGSSERVVLCDPVDYLTFVPLMARADIIITDSGGVQEEAPALGVPVIVVRDTTERPEGVAAGVAKLVGTETERIVAEVSHLLNNPNEYRRMASLGCPYGDGKASARICDALEFYFGMRDARPADFDWQPGQPPAETSE
- a CDS encoding AI-2E family transporter, with product MEQWTTRRVALLTLTVGIVLYLVYYVPGAVAHFVDRVWDVVVILILATALAVLLSPAVGFLCRVRLPLPARLQRVAATLLAMVGCVALLWLVVSLMATQLFHETEGILQVSKTWLAQAPTQLQMWLDAHSADFPPEVVSRVAGAATQMTQSLLQYQFGFAKGALLRGWYIVELLIVPVLAFYFLIDGDALRNGTIASAPKRYRQFVRDALSDVSAVLHSYVRAQVLLCGGVAVAVGLILKLCGVSTYLSLAVLAGVLRMAPIVGPIVGGVFCVGLPLIQNGVHTGLVVLLCYWLLFVVDGKLLTPILLAGSAMLHPVLVIISLLLGYEFFGVLGLLVAVPAAGILRALYLRYRQAFVDTTDDADAIPTQGADAERTGAEPAV
- the rpiB gene encoding ribose 5-phosphate isomerase B, which encodes MKIILGSDHAGYEMKEVVRQFVASELGHEVEDAGTHSQESCDFPRYAQRVGRAVVRGDADFGILVCGTGIGMCIAANKIPGVAAAHCCDSYSARMTRLHNAANVLCLGGRILGVEIARDIVRNFLAAPVDDGERYARRREQVRSIERNAEAEL